ATTCAGTTGTGCCTTGCGACCCGGTCGCTGACGGCCGGGACCTGGTCTGCCTTGATTCGCAAGTGGGAGCGCAATTGGGCCCCGGGATCCTGGCGGTCTCCGTCATCATCACTGCCCGGGCAGCGGGGGCGTCGCTCGGCGGCCGGACGGCTACCTTTGCCGGTGAAATTTTGGACGCGGACACGGTTTTCAATCCTTTCTTCTTTACTTTTGCTACGCCCGACGCCCTGGCCGCCAATCCTTCCGCTTACGATTTCCAGACGATCCTCACCCACGAGCTTGGTCACTGGCTGGGCCTCGATCACTCGCCCCTCTGGCAGGCGGCGATGTGGCCGGAAGCCGTGCCCGCCGGACAGGCCGGGCGCGCGCTTTCCTCGGATGATCGCATTG
This region of Candidatus Acidiferrales bacterium genomic DNA includes:
- a CDS encoding matrixin family metalloprotease; the protein is MIQRIVHVAMCVFVLSAILAGYVPETTRPLEGNCPVADRWNMTQAVNRRWFAFVGPNVLCAAGAGNACRQAVQATIQASFAQWSSVPGAALNFSALTSDSVVPCDPVADGRDLVCLDSQVGAQLGPGILAVSVIITARAAGASLGGRTATFAGEILDADTVFNPFFFTFATPDALAANPSAYDFQTILTHELGHWLGLDHSPLWQAAMWPEAVPAGQAGRALSSDDRI